Proteins encoded in a region of the Salinicoccus sp. RF5 genome:
- a CDS encoding class I SAM-dependent methyltransferase codes for MEQTNMEKTYQKLVQETDQLIEENPDASRLEALGEALLYVEGEGSFDERRKAFQFAYLQQVQKEQVQPNHQLTPDSIGYMVAHLVQLFHGSSVEVLDAGSGTGHLSMTVKEQVEEAQLNGIEVDPVLARLNANLCEFLEVPMNIYPQDIIEPARINQVDAAIGDLPVGYYPLEVEGFTTAFKKGRSFAHLLMLESAMTYVKDDGLGVFVVPSDMLEKDNETIKQYLSESATLLMFLNLPKSIFKTENQRKSIIVMKKNFSPLKNNEVLIGDVPDFKNTSQMKRFLEQTESWYDSYARN; via the coding sequence ATGGAACAGACAAATATGGAAAAAACGTATCAGAAACTCGTACAGGAGACAGACCAGCTGATAGAGGAGAACCCTGATGCCTCAAGACTCGAAGCGCTCGGGGAAGCACTTTTGTATGTAGAGGGTGAGGGCTCATTTGACGAACGGAGGAAAGCATTCCAGTTCGCCTACCTCCAGCAGGTACAGAAGGAGCAGGTCCAGCCCAACCACCAGCTCACCCCCGATTCCATCGGTTATATGGTCGCCCATCTCGTCCAGCTCTTCCATGGAAGCTCCGTGGAGGTCCTGGATGCAGGAAGCGGTACGGGACATCTGTCCATGACGGTGAAGGAACAGGTGGAGGAGGCGCAATTGAATGGGATTGAAGTGGATCCTGTATTGGCCCGGCTGAATGCCAACCTGTGCGAATTCCTGGAGGTTCCGATGAACATCTACCCGCAGGACATCATCGAGCCGGCACGTATAAACCAGGTTGATGCAGCCATCGGGGATCTGCCCGTCGGCTATTATCCACTGGAAGTGGAGGGATTCACCACCGCGTTCAAAAAAGGCAGGAGCTTCGCCCATCTTCTGATGCTGGAGAGCGCCATGACCTACGTCAAGGATGACGGCCTCGGTGTATTCGTCGTACCATCGGACATGCTCGAGAAGGACAATGAGACGATCAAGCAGTACCTGTCGGAAAGCGCGACACTGCTCATGTTCCTGAACCTGCCGAAGAGCATCTTCAAGACCGAGAATCAGCGGAAATCCATCATCGTGATGAAGAAGAACTTCTCGCCGCTCAAGAATAACGAAGTCCTCATCGGGGATGTTCCGGATTTCAAGAATACGTCACAGATGAAACGCTTCTTGGAACAGACGGAATCGTGGTATGATAGCTATGCCAGGAATTAA
- a CDS encoding acetate kinase, translating into MSKIIAINAGSSSFKFQLFEMPEEKEIAKGLVERIGLENGIFSITIDGEKHKLEQDFKDHEEAVNLMLKKLVEYKVIKDINDIEASGHRVVHGGETFDDSALIDDEVVRHIQELSELAPLHNPANLMGINAFRELLPDVPHVAVFDTSFHQTMPESSYLYSLPYHYYKDYGIRKYGFHGTSHKYVTQRASELLGRPLEELRMISCHLGNGASIAAVKGGKSVDTSMGFTPLAGVTMGTRSGNIDPALIPYIMEKTGKSAVEVLNVLNKESGLLGVSGFSSDLRDIESEAQKGNERAILALEVFGERIHKYMGSYATRMGGLDAIIFTAGVGENSNIVREKVIEGLEFMGVYFDPSMNNVRGEEKFINHPYSPVKIIIIPTDEEVMIARDVMRIAGL; encoded by the coding sequence ATGTCTAAGATTATTGCTATAAATGCAGGCAGTTCATCTTTTAAATTCCAATTGTTTGAAATGCCCGAAGAGAAAGAGATCGCAAAAGGACTCGTGGAACGGATAGGGCTTGAAAACGGCATCTTCTCCATCACCATCGATGGGGAAAAGCATAAACTGGAGCAGGATTTCAAAGACCATGAAGAAGCTGTGAACCTTATGCTGAAGAAGCTTGTGGAATACAAGGTCATCAAGGATATCAATGATATCGAAGCGAGCGGCCACAGGGTCGTCCATGGGGGCGAGACCTTCGATGATTCGGCTCTGATCGATGATGAAGTCGTACGTCATATCCAGGAACTCAGTGAGCTTGCACCATTGCACAACCCGGCAAACCTGATGGGCATCAACGCCTTCAGGGAACTGCTTCCTGATGTTCCGCATGTGGCAGTCTTCGATACTTCATTCCATCAGACCATGCCAGAAAGCTCGTATCTGTACAGTCTGCCGTACCATTACTATAAGGATTACGGCATCAGAAAATACGGCTTCCACGGAACGAGCCATAAATATGTGACGCAGCGTGCCAGTGAGCTCCTTGGAAGACCCCTTGAAGAGCTCAGGATGATCAGTTGCCATCTCGGTAATGGAGCAAGTATCGCTGCGGTCAAAGGCGGGAAATCCGTCGATACTTCCATGGGCTTTACACCACTTGCGGGTGTGACAATGGGAACGCGCTCCGGCAACATCGATCCGGCGCTCATTCCCTACATTATGGAGAAGACCGGAAAATCTGCAGTGGAAGTACTCAATGTACTCAACAAGGAATCCGGCCTCCTCGGAGTGAGCGGTTTCTCCAGCGACCTGCGTGATATTGAAAGCGAAGCGCAGAAGGGCAATGAAAGAGCCATTCTGGCACTTGAAGTCTTCGGTGAGAGGATCCACAAGTACATGGGTTCATACGCCACCCGTATGGGCGGACTCGATGCCATCATCTTTACAGCCGGTGTCGGGGAAAATTCGAATATCGTCCGCGAAAAGGTCATCGAAGGCCTCGAATTCATGGGCGTCTATTTCGACCCTTCAATGAATAATGTGCGGGGAGAGGAAAAGTTCATCAACCATCCGTATTCGCCGGTCAAGATCATCATCATTCCTACAGACGAGGAAGTCATGATCGCCAGGGATGTCATGAGGATTGCAGGACTGTAA
- a CDS encoding RDD family protein, whose product MEHNERYGPEHDTLFDKLDYMATAHFFTRLVSYIIDIIILWSVSQILVYPMLNVFEISDAYFWIPFFSIGNIMTAVIYFSYFVLMTHFFQQTLGKMITGISVISQDGRKLTFAQVVYRELVGRFINNQLFYLPYLMIIFTENRIGLHDFFADTYVVKNSYENYKKMIKSRYLRESYDGQ is encoded by the coding sequence TTGGAACACAATGAAAGATATGGACCGGAACACGATACACTGTTCGATAAGCTGGACTATATGGCCACTGCGCATTTCTTCACGAGACTCGTCAGCTATATCATAGACATCATCATATTATGGTCAGTGTCACAGATTCTCGTCTACCCGATGCTGAATGTATTTGAAATCAGCGATGCATATTTCTGGATACCATTCTTCAGTATTGGTAACATCATGACAGCAGTCATATACTTCTCCTATTTTGTGTTGATGACGCACTTCTTCCAGCAGACGCTCGGCAAGATGATCACCGGCATCAGCGTCATCTCCCAGGACGGCAGAAAATTGACATTTGCCCAAGTGGTCTATCGTGAACTGGTTGGACGGTTCATCAACAACCAGCTCTTCTATCTGCCATACCTGATGATCATCTTCACAGAGAACAGGATAGGGCTGCATGATTTCTTTGCTGACACATATGTGGTCAAGAACAGCTACGAGAACTACAAGAAAATGATTAAATCCCGCTATTTAAGGGAATCATATGATGGACAGTAA
- a CDS encoding universal stress protein has product MLKYDNILIAVDGSREAEWAFQKAIDIAKRNNSKLSIINVIDTRSFASVEAYDRTISQRANDFAQKLLDGYEALALDRGVEEVDKIIDYGSPKSIIPKKAVKKTGADLIACGATGLNAVERFIIGSVSEAIVRHAPCDVLVVRTETLPDDFEPVVATEEFMNENK; this is encoded by the coding sequence ATGCTTAAGTATGATAACATTCTAATCGCAGTAGACGGATCCCGGGAAGCTGAGTGGGCGTTCCAAAAAGCAATCGACATCGCCAAGCGTAACAACTCCAAGCTTTCCATCATCAACGTCATCGATACGCGCTCCTTCGCCTCAGTCGAAGCCTATGATCGCACGATTTCACAGCGTGCCAACGATTTTGCCCAAAAGCTGCTTGATGGCTATGAGGCACTTGCCCTCGACAGAGGTGTTGAAGAAGTCGATAAGATCATTGATTACGGCTCCCCGAAATCCATCATCCCCAAGAAAGCTGTCAAGAAGACGGGCGCGGACCTGATCGCCTGTGGTGCTACAGGCCTCAACGCAGTTGAGCGCTTCATCATCGGCTCCGTGTCGGAAGCCATTGTACGCCATGCACCTTGTGATGTGCTGGTTGTCAGAACAGAAACATTGCCTGATGATTTCGAGCCAGTTGTTGCTACAGAGGAGTTCATGAACGAAAACAAATGA
- the tpx gene encoding thiol peroxidase, which produces MANVTFKGNPMTLRGEELKVGDQAPDFTALNTSLEQVSLSDFEGKRKLISVIPSIDTGVCSTQTKTFNERAAGVENVEVLTISNDLPFAQKRWTADEGLENAVTLSDHRDLSFGENYGVVMEELRLLARSVFILDEDNKVVYVEYVPEGTDHPDYDKAIEALEAM; this is translated from the coding sequence ATGGCAAACGTAACATTTAAAGGAAACCCGATGACTTTGAGGGGCGAAGAATTGAAAGTTGGAGACCAGGCACCGGACTTCACAGCACTCAATACAAGCCTGGAGCAGGTCAGCCTCAGCGATTTTGAGGGTAAGAGGAAACTCATCAGCGTCATTCCTTCAATCGATACAGGCGTCTGCAGTACACAGACCAAGACCTTCAACGAAAGGGCAGCAGGAGTCGAAAATGTCGAGGTGCTGACAATCTCCAATGACCTGCCGTTTGCACAGAAGAGATGGACTGCCGATGAAGGACTTGAAAATGCAGTTACACTGAGTGACCACAGGGACCTTTCCTTCGGTGAAAACTACGGCGTCGTGATGGAGGAGTTGAGACTGCTCGCACGCAGCGTGTTCATCCTGGATGAGGACAACAAGGTTGTATATGTCGAATACGTACCGGAAGGCACAGATCATCCGGATTACGACAAAGCGATTGAAGCATTGGAAGCAATGTAA